DNA sequence from the bacterium genome:
ATCGCCCAGCACATCTTTGAGACTCGCCGCTGCTGTCGTCACCTGTCGTTCACCTCCTCGAATTGCTGCGCGTCGCCCCGCCTAGCCCGCCGCAGACTCGACGGCTCCGACCAGTTCCGGCAGGTAGCGCCGGAACTGGACTCGCGCCTTTCCAAGGTTGCCCTTGTTGCTGAGAAACAGCGCCACGCAATGGTTGAGACCCGGCACCGCGGCCAGGACGGTGAACCGCTCGCAACTCATCATCATGTGATCGAGCGAGCCCCCCTCGGCCTTGCGGCACATGTACAAAAAGAGCTTCGCCGCCGTGACGACGTCCTGGCTGACGCTCTCCGCGGGGAATCCGGCCTCAAGTTTGAGGACTTCGATCGGCGCGCCATCCATCCCGATCAGCCCGGCTGCCAAGACCCCGTCAGTCCCGGCCACCATGGCGCCGAGGACTTCCCGGGCTTTCTTCATTCACCCCGCCTCCCCGTCCCGGCCGGGCCAACTGCCGCCGCCGGTTCGGGCGAGCGGGAGCGGGATGTGACCGCCGCGTGCGCCTCGTCCAGATCCGGCTGAGCGGCGAGCCAAGCCCGGACGCCTTGCAGGCTCATGCCCTCCTCTTCCACCAAACGCCGAATGCACTGGACGAGACGAAGGTCCCGGGTCGAGTACAGCCGGTGCCCGCCCTTCGTGCGGGCTGGCCGGAGGAGTTGATACTCCACCTCCCAACTCCGCAGGCGCCGTGCGTCCACCCCAGACAGGGACGCCACAGTCCGAATGGGATAAATGGGCAGATCGTCTGACGTCTTCACGGCTCTCTGACCTCCTCCATGGCACCGTCCACCAGCTTCTCGTCCTCTTTCGACTCCAGATGCGTGCCCAACCGTTTGAGCGCGGCGGCGAGCACCCGGGAGACGTGCCGTTGGGATACGCCCAGGCGCTTGGCCACCTCGCTCTGCGTGAGATCCTGATAGAACAGATAATAGACCACCTTCCGTTGGAGGTCGGCCAGGCGTTCCACCGCCTTGAGGAGCACGATGCGGTCCTCGACCGGCAACTGGAAGGACACGTATCGCTGGTGGGCGATCACGTCGCGGCGGACCTCTTGACGTTCCACGAGGTCGTTGATGGAGTGGACACAAGACCGATCGTGCGCGCGGAGGATCTCGAGGACGCCGCTCTCGGTGA
Encoded proteins:
- a CDS encoding MerR family transcriptional regulator; this encodes MKTSDDLPIYPIRTVASLSGVDARRLRSWEVEYQLLRPARTKGGHRLYSTRDLRLVQCIRRLVEEEGMSLQGVRAWLAAQPDLDEAHAAVTSRSRSPEPAAAVGPAGTGRRGE
- a CDS encoding sigma-70 family RNA polymerase sigma factor produces the protein WVRKLYGELTDAVAELRQTLGRTPTLGEIAARMNLTESGVLEILRAHDRSCVHSINDLVERQEVRRDVIAHQRYVSFQLPVEDRIVLLKAVERLADLQRKVVYYLFYQDLTQSEVAKRLGVSQRHVSRVLAAALKRLGTHLESKEDEKLVDGAMEEVREP